One genomic window of Amphiura filiformis chromosome 3, Afil_fr2py, whole genome shotgun sequence includes the following:
- the LOC140147502 gene encoding uncharacterized protein: MHRSERSQSNDSSSDGYGHISPSERAKSNTSNVEGTNQNTPLTTNDQSFSLESGYYSYSSLDANYLQSILPSGSIRPLPYISENNTDSSSLPSPHLSDINEDPLPPVTLTSQNRSSISFPSDDTNVEILIRATPDKTGETTERATISPSVAVCFGEQYRLFVVTLPNLSGINEDPLPTVTLALQKRSSTSFPTDDTNVEILVRATPDKTGATSERAKSNTSDVVTNKNSLSTTNVQSFSLESGYHSYSSFDANYLQSIRPSALIRPLPYTSENNTDSSSLPSPHLSDINEDPLPPVTLTSQKRSSISFPSDDTNVEILIRATPDKTGETTERATSNTSNVGGTYQNSPLTTNVQSFSLESGYHSFSSMEANSLRNISPSALIRPLPYTSESNTDSSSLPSPHLSDINEDPLPTVTCDYTNVEVLIRATPDTTEATSPLCQGTRNQTNSKQPFQARSGRKKLHPIATERRRRVNIDTDQSLMCVSFDTGNDENSSKKDCNLEHNSRVTERTIGDKDRSRSSLLPSTAYGAESTLPQCGLATNRNVTNDIRDLLKQCVKCSVPLTKLKLKNTIEHKHDSSQSQSDRNNYDIPSSEAYSIESTLQRNNSADQCPSDVPNNPSDSEYEGDIDTDSSFMSDKWKVRKRSGRRLHRSSSSSSSVSNTHLNSSRSPRYPRQDQTHVLLKYCTPCSVKLIAGRVASNMHATNEQNMTSSSFGNCIDLNNSVIDQMPSRSFPLLSNIQRSSFRVSSSNSSSEPNTSNQENNNAMCTTNEYDLSSRNVGNLISCYNTDPPSSIDMNNSTKDPNISDSSFALSSSNRSSETNTSNQENNNTMYATNEQDCTSCNIGNFISPDVIYPSSSIGRNTSMEDLIPSRPYSLPLKTVTAQTSILHVSSNSPSDTNMSSQDCNNNPDHTTLKSCEGKPCITYVTKLPLQLPQTTQATVTNQESAPYAQAEMMESISTSGKFQHLSPENGTRCFLNADLSDVQNIAVNNPHSYSLASNTSLLSPRHIPSLPTMLSLPNDVSNRTDECVTPRLQLQESPRRFTSTLEANVSDIDKCNMSPNLANSPIESSHLRECNVTAGEEQLANCSTDQNSMFNNKSDSLTECPHMDVKSNDTSSEEDSPLTISLFTGENQHSKENSTTCESCNPSDSNGNVDAKGNEENYDSGSIEDDQSEIRRDVSSIACDSDWLQTTHVQPKPLTCPICIQETTNQMEANDRVEEGARLCPKHRYSQRSATPQGYWKTGFSSDEDHRRDSNDDDETVNRTGRHEYRQLFQSRDRQKST, from the exons ATGCATCGAAGTGAGAGATCGCAGTCAAATGATTCTTCATCCGACGGATATGGCCATATATCTCCATCTGAAAGAGCTAAGTCAAACACTTCCAATGTTGAAGGCACTAATCAAAACACGCCATTAACAACTAATGACCAATCGTTTTCATTAGAAAGTGGTTACTATAGTTACTCATCATTGGACGCCAACTATCTTCAGAGTATTCTTCCATCAGGATCAATCCGTCCATTGCCGTATATTTCGGAGAACAATACAGACTCTTCGTCGTTACCCTCCCCTCATCTATCAGATATCAACGAGGATCCACTGCCACCAGTTACTTTGACTTCGCAAAATAGGTCTTCTATATCTTTCCCTAGTGATGACACTAATGTGGAGATTCTGATCCGTGCAACTCCAGATAAGACTGGAGAAACGACTGAAAGAGCCAC CATTAGTCCATCCGTTGCCGTATGCTTCGGAGAGCAATACAGACTCTTCGTCGTTACCCTCCCTAATCTGTCAGGTATCAACGAGGATCCACTACCAACAGTTACTTTGGCTTTGCAAAAGAGGTCTTCTACATCTTTCCCTACGGATGACACTAATGTGGAGATTCTGGTCCGTGCAACTCCAGATAAGACTGGAGCAACGAGTGAAAGAGCCAAGTCAAACACTTCCGATGTTGTCACTAATAAAAACTCGCTATCAACGACTAATGTCCAATCGTTTTCATTGGAAAGTGGTTACCATAGTTACTCATCATTTGACGCCAACTATCTTCAGAGTATTCGTCCATCAGCATTAATCCGTCCATTGCCGTATACTTCGGAGAACAACACAGACTCTTCGTCGTTACCCTCCCCTCATCTATCAGATATCAACGAGGATCCACTGCCACCAGTTACTTTGACTTCGCAAAAGAGGTCTTCTATATCTTTCCCTAGTGATGACACTAATGTGGAGATTCTGATCCGTGCAACTCCAGATAAGACTGGAGAAACGACTGAAAGAGCCACGTCAAACACTTCCAATGTTGGAGGCACTTATCAAAACTCGCCATTAACAACTAATGTCCAGTCGTTTTCATTGGAAAGTGGTTACCATAGTTTCTCATCAATGGAGGCCAACTCTCTTCGCAATATTTCTCCATCAGCATTAATCCGTCCATTGCCGTATACTTCGGAGAGCAATACAGATTCTTCGTCCTTACCCTCTCCTCATCTATCAGATATAAACGAGGATCCACTACCAACAGTTACATGTGATTACACTAATGTGGAGGTTCTGATCCGTGCAACTCCAGATACTACAGAAGCAACCAGTCCGCTGTGCCAAGGAACTCGAAATCAAACCAATTCAAAACAACCTTTTCAGGCAAGAAGCGGGAGAAAGAAACTACATCCTATAGCTACAGAAAGACGACGTCGTGTTAACATTGATACAGACCAGTCTTTGATGTGCGTGTCTTTTGATACCGGCAACGATGAAAATTCGTCAAAGAAAGATTGTAATCTTGAACATAACAGTAGAGTTACTGAACGCACAATCGGGGACAAAG ATCGTTCTCGCTCGTCATTGCTACCGTCTACAGCATACGGTGCTGAATCCACACTACCTCAATGCGGTTTGGCGACTAACAGAAATGTCACAAATGACATCAGGGATTTGTTGAAACAATGTGTCAAATGTTCAGTACCATTAACTAAATTAAAGTTGAAGAATACAATAGAACACAAGCATGACAGCTCGCAGTCTCAATCAGACAGAAACAACTACGATATTCCTAGTTCTGAAGCATATTCGATAGAATCTACTCTGCAGAGAAATAATTCCGCAGACCAATGCCCATCCGACGTACCAAATAACCCTTCAGATTCTGAGTATGAAGGCGACATAGACACAGATTCTTCCTTTATGTCAGACAAGTGGAAAGTCAGGAAAAGGTCGGGGCGCCGCTTACATCgatcatcttcatcttcgtcgTCTGTAAGCAATACCCATTTGAACTCGTCACGCTCTCCTAGGTATCCTAGGCAGGATCAAACTCATGTTTTGTTAAAATACTGTACTCCTTGCTCAGTAAAACTGATCGCAGGAAGAGTAGCGTCAAATATGCACGcaacaaatgaacaaaatatgaCTTCTAGTAGCTTTGGGAATtgtattgacttgaataattcagTTATAGATCAAATGCCATCGAGATCATTTCCGCTTCTTTCAAATATTCAGCGCTCCTCGTTTCGAGTCTCGTCTTCGAATTCTTCCTCGGAACCTAACACATCAAATCAGGAAAATAATAACGCTATGTGTACCACAAATGAATATGATTTATCTTCTAGAAATGTTGGCAATCTAATTTCTTGCTACAATACAGATCCGCCATCGTCAATCGATATGAACAATTCAACGAAAGATCCCAATATTTCGGATTCTTCGTTTGCACTCTCTTCTTCAAATCGTTCGTCAGAAACCAACacatcaaatcaagaaaataataacacaatgtaTGCAACAAATGAACAAGATTGTACTTCTTGCAATATTGGGAATTTCATTTCTCCCGACGTAATATATCCATCTTCTTCCATTGGCAGAAATACTTCCATGGAAGATCTGATACCATCAAGACCATATTCGCTTCCTTTAAAAACGGTGACAGCTCAAACTTCTATCCTCCACGTGTCTTCGAACTCTCCCTCGGATACTAATATGTCTAGTCAAGACTGTAACAATAACCCGGATCACACTACCCTAAAGTCATGCGAAGGTAAACCATGCATTACATACGTGACAAAGCTACCACTACAGTTACCCCAAACCACTCAGGCAACAGTTACCAATCAGGAATCTGCACCTTATGCCCAAGCTGAAATGATGGAGTCGATATCAACAAGCGGTAAATTTCAGCACTTATCACCAGAGAATGGCACACGTTGTTTCTTGAATGCAGATCTTTCAGACGTCCAGAATATTGCCGTGAATAATCCTCACTCATATTCACTGGCATCAAACACGTCTCTACTTTCCCCTCGGCATATTCCATCTTTACCCACCATGCTATCCTTGCCAAATGATGTATCAAACCGGACAGATGAGTGTGTCACACCACGCCTACAGCTACAAGAATCGCCTCGCAGATTTACATCTACGTTAGAGGCTAATGTTAGTGACATAGACAAATGTAACATGTCTCCAAATTTAGCAAATTCACCGATAGAATCCAGCCATCTCAGAGAATGTAACGTGACTGCTGGAGAAGAACAATTAGCAAATTGTAGTACCGATCAGAACAGCATGTTCAACAATAAGTCAGATTCCTTGACGGAATGTCCTCACATGGACGTCAAATCTAATGACACCAGCAGTGAAGAAGATTCACCTCTAACAATCTCTCTTTTTACTGGTGAAAATCAGCATAGCAAAGAAAATTCCACAACATGCGAAAGTTGTAATCCGAGTGATAGCAATGGTAACGTTGATGCCAAAGGAAATGAAGAGAATTATGATAGTGGGAGTATTGAAGACGATCAGTCAGAAATACGCAG AGATGTCAGCTCCATTGCCTGTGACAGTGATTGGCTTCAGACTACACATGTGCAACCAAAACCATTGACTTGTCCGATATGCATACAG GAAACAACCAATCAAATGGAAGCAAATGACAGAGTTGAAGAAGGTGCTCGTCTCTGTCCCAAGCACCGTTACAGTCAACGATCTGCTACACCACAAGGATATTGGAAGACGGGATTCTCGAGTGATGAGGACCATAGAAGAGACTCCAATGACGATGACGAAACGGTCAATAGAACGGGACGTCACGAATACCGACAACTTTTCCAATCGAGAGATCGTCAAAAGTCTACATGA